ACTTTGCAAACACAGATCCCTCTTTTTAAACCAGCAATTTGTGGGGGCTTGAGCTTAGGAGAATATACAGCTTTAGTCGCTTCTGAAAAAATGAACTTTAGCGATTGTTTAAAATTGGTGCAATTGCGTGCTGAGTCTATGCATGAAGCTTGTAGAGAGAATAATGGGAAAATGCAAGTTGTGTTAGGACTTACTGAGGAGCTGGTTGCTGAAGCTTTGCAAGAAATAAGCTCTAAAAGCGGTTCTATTTGGATCGCTAATATTAACTGTCCAGGTCAAATTGTAATTGCAGGTACAATTAAAAACCTCACAATAGCAGCCGAATATCTCAAGCAAAAAGGGGCTAAACGCATCGTTGACTTAGAAGTTGCTGGGGCTTTTCACAGTGGTCTGATGCAATCTGCCAAGAAAAAGCTTTTTGATAAGATTGAAAATGCTACTATTTGTGAAAGTAAAATTTGTTTTACTATGAATGTTCCTGGCGCGATAGTTGATTCTATCGCTATGATTAAGCAATATTTATTAGAACAAGTGACAAGTCCTGTTCGTTGGCAGCAATCCATTTTAACCATGCAAGATTTTGGACTGCAAGCCTATCTCGAAATAGGGCCTGGTAAAACATTGAGTGGAATGAATAAAAGAATAGGAGTGCAAGTTCCTACTTTCCATATAGAAAAAGTAGCCGATTTAGATGGATTAGTACGTCAATGGGAGTCTTTATGTCGCTCTTAGCAAATAAAAATGCTTTGATTACAGGAGGCACCGCTGGTATTGGTAAAGCTATTGCTTTAGCATTTCTGCAGCAGGGAGCAAATGTAGCTATTTTAGGAACAAATAAAGAGCATGCAGAACGCGTTGTAGAAGAGCTGCAAGCGGCTAAGATTCATCAACAACAAAGAATAGAATCCTTTCTTGTAGATGTCTCTCTTAAGCTAGAAGTGGATAACGCAATTAAGGATTTGATGCTCTCTTGGGAATCGATAGATATTTTAGTCAATAACGCCGGCATTACTCGCGATGGTCTATTGATTAGAATGAGCGAAGAAGACTTTGATCGAGTCATTGCAGTAAACCTCAAGTCGCTTTTTAATTTATGTCGCTTTGTTGTTCCTCTTATGGTAAAAGCTCGTAGTGGAAATATTATTAATATTTCCTCTATTGTAGCTTCAACAGGCAATCCGGGTCAGTTTAACTATGTAGCATCTAAAGCAGGTGTTGAAGGTGCTACAAAAGCGCTAGCAAAAGAGGTTGCCTCTCGCAATATCCGCGTCAATTGCATAGCACCGGGGTTTGTTCAGACGCGTATGACAGATAAATTAACAGAAGAGCAAAGAAAGCATATCTTAAGTCAAATCCCTATGAAAACCATGGGCAGGCCTGAAGATATTGCAAATGCAGTTGTCTTTCTGGCAAGTCATCTTTCTAACTACATCACAGGCCAAATATTGGCTGTAGATGGCGGAATGGTGATGTGATGATTTTGGTAAATGTAACTTAACTAAAGGATATCTTATGTCAACCGAGAAATCTATGGAACAAGAAGCTCTTGAAAAAGAAGTACTTGATATTGTTATTGAACAACTGCAATTAGATCCCACTCTAGTTTCTTTAGAAAAATCTTTTTCAGAAGATCTTAGTACAGACTCTTTAGATCTTACAGAGCTAATTATGGCCTTTGAAGAGCGTTTTGGATTTGAAATTCCACAAGAAGAAGCTGAAAAACTCTATATCGTCAGAGATGTAGTGGGCTACATTCAAAAAAAGCGCAATGAAAAAGATAAAAAAACTTCTGCAACTTAAGTTTTGGGCCGCTTAAATAGCGGCCCTAGATTTTTTGAATAATTTGCTATTTTCTAATAGAAATACGCCTTATTCCTGGGTCTTTTGCTCTTGGAAAAGTAATTACTAAAATACCATCTTTATAAGAAGAGTCTTTTCAAGTTTGAAGTGCACAGAAGAATTAAAAAAAGAATAGGCAGGCGATGAAAGAATCTCTATTGTGATTTTTAACAATCAAACACAAGGAGAGACCTTGCCTAAAGGCTACCATCACCTAACCTATGACCAAAGATGTCAGATTTATATTTTAAAAGCTAGAGGAGATACATCTAGCTCAATAGCAAACATTCTAAAAGTTCATCATAGCACTATTAGTAGGGAACTTAAGAGAAATAAAGGGCAACGAGGATACCGTCATCAGCAAGCTCAAGAAAAAGCATTTCTTAGAAAAAATTCTCAGCCCAATAAAAAAATGACTCCTCAAATAGTTACCCGTATTGAAGAAAAAATCAAGTTGCAATGGAGCCCTATACAAATATCCGGATGGCTTAAAAGACATGGTAAAGAACATGTTAGTCATGAGACCATCTATAATCATATCTGGAAAGATAAACGACAGGGAGGACAGCTTTATAGAGAGCTCCGTCATCGAGGGAAAAAATATAACAAGCAGAGAAAGGGAGCTTCTGGAAGAGGGAACATGCCTGGTCGTATAGATATTAAGCAACGGCCTTGTATTGTAGAAAAAAAGACTCGTTTAGGAGACTGGGAACTAGATACAGTCATAGGGGCAGGACATAAAGGCGTAATTGTATCAATGGTAGAAAGAACTTCCAAGCTAACTAAGCTCGCCAAAGTTTCTCATAAAACTGCAGAGGAAGTAAGTCAAGCGTTAATTGAACAACTTAAACCTATCAAAGATTTTGTACACACATTAACAGCAGACAACGGAAAAGAATTTGCCTATCACCAAATGGTTAGTTTCGAGCTAGAGACAGACTTCTACTTTGCAACGCCCTACCATTCTTGGGAAAGAGGCTTAAATGAGCATACAAACGGACTAGTTAGGCAATATTTTCCTAAAACACAAAGCTTTTTAGATACGACTTCCAAGGATATAGAAAGGGTGGAAACTTTACTAAATAACAGACCTAGAAAGGCTCTCAACTTCGAAACTCCACTAGAAGTGTTTACGAGATTATCTACAAACATGCTATGCTCGGGTGCACAATAGATGTTTTTTCAAGTATTTATATGTTCTTTTTTGTGCACTTCAAGGTTGAAAGGGCCAAGCATCTGGTTCTTGATTCTCGTCTATTTCATCAGGAAGAACAATATTGTAAGAATAAGATCGAAAAGATTTTTTATAAAATTTTTTATTTTTATCTATTTCTTCTTCTTTCTTTTCACCTTTTATCCAAAGCATTCCTTTATTTAAATTTATTTCAATCTCGTCTGATTTTAAACCAGGCATAGCTGCTTCTATAACAATATTATTTTTTTCATCATAAATGGTAAGTCCTTGATCTTTTCCTTCACTTTGAAGAATTTGTTCAAATTCTTGCAAAAAACCGGGCAAGGCATTTATAGATCCTTTTTTGATATTAAACATGGATGGAAGTAATTTGGACATTTTAAATTCTCCTTTGCTATAAGATATGATCTCTTTCATACACGTCTGAATAAACTTAGGTACTGCGCAGTAGAAGGGCAATTTCTTTTTTTTGCCAGTGCTTTCAACACCTACTTTAGCTGTACTTGCTTTTGTAGTTAATTAATGGTTAAAATTCAATTATTTTCGATCTTTCTTCTTTAAATTTTAAAAGATTTTTGTTCTAGATTTAATGGAAAAAAAGAGAAACACAAGAAAGCTGCTTAATGTCAGCAAAATAGCTGAGAGGGCATTGACAACAGGGGAAATCCCTGAGCGTAACATGGATAGTATGTAGAGGGAAAGAGTTTGACTATTACTGCCAACACAAAAGTAAGAAAGAATAAAGTCATCAAAAGAGAGAATAAAAACCAGTAGACCCGTTGCAATAAGAGATGGTCGTAGCAGGGGTAGTATTACGCGTAAAAATGTCTGAATAGGTGTAGCTCCTAGCACTAAAGAGGCCTCTGTCATGCGATCATCCAATTCTAAGAATCGAGCATAAACAATAGGAATAACAAATCCCAATCCTAAGACTGTATGGGCAACAATTAAAGTGTCAATTCCTAAAGAAACCTTAATTATGGTAAAGAACCCGAGCAAGCCAATTGCCAATACGGTTTCAGGAATGATGAGATTTCCATAGAATAGCGTTAAAAAAGTACGAATCCTCCCTCCTTGAGAGCAATAAAAGATTAAAAAAATACCCATTAATAGACTTAAAAGAGTTGCAGAAAAAGCTACGATTAAGGAATTAAGAAAAGATTGCCAAAGGTGTTCAGATTGAAATAGCTCTACATACCAATTCCAAGTAAATCCTTCCCAGGGAGAGGGGAAAGAAGCTGTATTAAAAGAAAAAATAAGAAGAACAGCTAAGGGAACATACAGGAATAAATAAACCGCTGCAATAGATAAAAGGGAAATGACTTTTGCTAAACTATTTTTTTGTTTCATAAGCGCGTCCAGGGATCATACGATCGATTAAAAAATAGAGAAGAATAGCACTTAGCAAAAGACAAATCGAAGCCACTGCTGTAAAAGCAGCTCCCAATGAACTTGTTTGTTCGTCGAGAATAAAGCTAGAAATTACAGTCCCCACAAACATCCACTTATCTCCACCCATGAGCTCTGGAATTGCAAACTCGCCAAAAGAAGGAATAAAGACTAAGAAAAATCCTGCCTGTAATCCTCGTTTAGTTAAAGGCAGTAGCACGCGACGCAGAGTATGAAACCAACTTGCACCTAAATCATAAGAGGCCTCTATAAGACGATTATCAATTTGTTCCATAGCCGAGTAAAGAGGCATAACCATGAAAGGCAAGTAGTAATAGACCATCATAATCATGATAGCAAAGGGGGTATTTAACATATGTAAGGGATTGTCTATAATCCCTATTAATTGCAAGAATTGATTAATAAGTCCTTTTTTTTCTAATACGAAAAACCAAGCGTACACATGTAAAAGAAAGTTAGTCCAGAAAGGCACAATTAATAAAAATAGCAGTACATTTTTAAATCTCTTACTATTAAAGGTCAAAAAATAAGCAAAAGGATAGGCAATGGTTAAGCAAATACAAGCATTGCTCAGAGCTAAAATTAAAGAATTAAAGATCACTTTTAAATATACAGGACGTAAAAAAAAAGTGATTTTTTGTAGAGTGATGCCTCCGATAGCGCCTGTGTTCGTTATGTATAAAAAGCTAGAAATAAAAATCATTGCGAGTGGTAAATAGAAAAATAATACCTGCCAGATCATTGCAGACGATCCTATGAAAAATGGCAAATCAGAAGATAATTTTGGCTTCATCTTTCTAAGATCACCACGT
This is a stretch of genomic DNA from Candidatus Rhabdochlamydia oedothoracis. It encodes these proteins:
- the fabD gene encoding ACP S-malonyltransferase codes for the protein MHKWAFIFPGQGTQYIGMGKDFYDTFPIAREVFQEANEILQQNFSSIIFEGSSEILTLTKNSQIAIYLVSIAILRTLQTQIPLFKPAICGGLSLGEYTALVASEKMNFSDCLKLVQLRAESMHEACRENNGKMQVVLGLTEELVAEALQEISSKSGSIWIANINCPGQIVIAGTIKNLTIAAEYLKQKGAKRIVDLEVAGAFHSGLMQSAKKKLFDKIENATICESKICFTMNVPGAIVDSIAMIKQYLLEQVTSPVRWQQSILTMQDFGLQAYLEIGPGKTLSGMNKRIGVQVPTFHIEKVADLDGLVRQWESLCRS
- the fabG gene encoding 3-oxoacyl-[acyl-carrier-protein] reductase, yielding MSLLANKNALITGGTAGIGKAIALAFLQQGANVAILGTNKEHAERVVEELQAAKIHQQQRIESFLVDVSLKLEVDNAIKDLMLSWESIDILVNNAGITRDGLLIRMSEEDFDRVIAVNLKSLFNLCRFVVPLMVKARSGNIINISSIVASTGNPGQFNYVASKAGVEGATKALAKEVASRNIRVNCIAPGFVQTRMTDKLTEEQRKHILSQIPMKTMGRPEDIANAVVFLASHLSNYITGQILAVDGGMVM
- the acpP gene encoding acyl carrier protein, with translation MSTEKSMEQEALEKEVLDIVIEQLQLDPTLVSLEKSFSEDLSTDSLDLTELIMAFEERFGFEIPQEEAEKLYIVRDVVGYIQKKRNEKDKKTSAT
- a CDS encoding IS30 family transposase; protein product: MIFNNQTQGETLPKGYHHLTYDQRCQIYILKARGDTSSSIANILKVHHSTISRELKRNKGQRGYRHQQAQEKAFLRKNSQPNKKMTPQIVTRIEEKIKLQWSPIQISGWLKRHGKEHVSHETIYNHIWKDKRQGGQLYRELRHRGKKYNKQRKGASGRGNMPGRIDIKQRPCIVEKKTRLGDWELDTVIGAGHKGVIVSMVERTSKLTKLAKVSHKTAEEVSQALIEQLKPIKDFVHTLTADNGKEFAYHQMVSFELETDFYFATPYHSWERGLNEHTNGLVRQYFPKTQSFLDTTSKDIERVETLLNNRPRKALNFETPLEVFTRLSTNMLCSGAQ
- a CDS encoding Hsp20/alpha crystallin family protein, with product MKEIISYSKGEFKMSKLLPSMFNIKKGSINALPGFLQEFEQILQSEGKDQGLTIYDEKNNIVIEAAMPGLKSDEIEINLNKGMLWIKGEKKEEEIDKNKKFYKKSFRSYSYNIVLPDEIDENQEPDAWPFQP
- a CDS encoding ABC transporter permease translates to MKQKNSLAKVISLLSIAAVYLFLYVPLAVLLIFSFNTASFPSPWEGFTWNWYVELFQSEHLWQSFLNSLIVAFSATLLSLLMGIFLIFYCSQGGRIRTFLTLFYGNLIIPETVLAIGLLGFFTIIKVSLGIDTLIVAHTVLGLGFVIPIVYARFLELDDRMTEASLVLGATPIQTFLRVILPLLRPSLIATGLLVFILSFDDFILSYFCVGSNSQTLSLYILSMLRSGISPVVNALSAILLTLSSFLVFLFFSIKSRTKIF
- a CDS encoding ABC transporter permease, with amino-acid sequence MIFISSFLYITNTGAIGGITLQKITFFLRPVYLKVIFNSLILALSNACICLTIAYPFAYFLTFNSKRFKNVLLFLLIVPFWTNFLLHVYAWFFVLEKKGLINQFLQLIGIIDNPLHMLNTPFAIMIMMVYYYLPFMVMPLYSAMEQIDNRLIEASYDLGASWFHTLRRVLLPLTKRGLQAGFFLVFIPSFGEFAIPELMGGDKWMFVGTVISSFILDEQTSSLGAAFTAVASICLLLSAILLYFLIDRMIPGRAYETKK